The proteins below come from a single Carnobacterium divergens DSM 20623 genomic window:
- a CDS encoding thermonuclease family protein produces MKRRNQVFASIIAIIFIGIGTFFVTDDQTKGPSEDTKRTAVELERVVDGDTIIMREEGERKRMRLLLVDTPESNTQKTGKAQPFGKEAKEFLTEYLKGKELSIVYDPNHDAVDQYNRVLAYLYADDELVEEVLVREGLARVGYFNGKELYYDIINQAEKEAKADRKNIWSIKDYVGKKGFNEIKQESYTSY; encoded by the coding sequence ATGAAAAGAAGAAATCAAGTTTTTGCTTCTATTATAGCCATTATATTTATTGGAATAGGCACTTTTTTTGTTACTGATGATCAAACAAAAGGTCCAAGTGAAGATACAAAACGAACAGCAGTTGAACTAGAAAGAGTCGTTGACGGAGACACGATTATTATGAGAGAAGAAGGCGAACGTAAACGAATGCGTTTGCTGCTGGTGGATACTCCAGAAAGCAATACTCAAAAAACTGGTAAAGCACAGCCTTTTGGTAAAGAAGCCAAAGAATTTTTAACGGAGTATTTGAAAGGTAAAGAACTATCGATCGTTTATGATCCTAACCATGATGCAGTTGATCAATATAATCGGGTCTTAGCTTATTTGTATGCAGATGATGAATTAGTCGAAGAAGTTCTTGTAAGAGAAGGTTTAGCACGAGTTGGCTATTTTAATGGTAAAGAACTGTATTATGACATTATCAACCAGGCAGAAAAAGAGGCAAAAGCGGATCGAAAGAATATTTGGTCGATTAAAGATTATGTTGGAAAAAAAGGATTCAATGAAATTAAACAAGAAAGTTACACTAGTTATTAA
- a CDS encoding FAD-dependent oxidoreductase, with protein MKVVVVGCTHAGTAAVKTILNEHPDASVSVYERNDNVSFLSCGIALYVGGVVKDPAGLFYSSPEELASMGAKINMEHNVKNIDNENKVVVIENLKTGETFEESYDKLVMTTGSWPIIPPIDGINSENILLCKNYNQANEIIKESKNAKKIVIVGGGYIGIELVEAFAESGKQVTLVDGLDRILNKYLDAEFTSVLEHDLQERGVTLALNQTVEKFVANESGAVTAVKTPVGEYEADLVILCVGFKPNTDLLKDKVEMLPNGAIVVDEYMRTSDEAIFAAGDSCAVHYNPTGGSAYIPLATNAVRMGALVGKNIVSPTVKYRGTQATSGLYLFGFNIGSTGLTENSAPHFGVEVRSVVVEDNYRPEFMPTTEKVTMKLVYEVGTNRIVGGQIMSKYDVTQSANTLSLCVQNKMTIEDLAYVDFFFQPHFDRPWNYLNILAQAAVEQERKLAK; from the coding sequence ATGAAAGTAGTAGTAGTAGGCTGTACACATGCAGGAACAGCGGCAGTTAAGACGATTTTAAATGAACATCCAGATGCATCAGTATCAGTATATGAGCGTAATGACAATGTCTCATTTCTATCTTGTGGGATTGCGTTGTATGTTGGTGGAGTTGTGAAAGATCCTGCAGGTTTGTTTTATTCAAGTCCAGAAGAACTTGCATCAATGGGCGCGAAAATTAACATGGAACACAATGTGAAAAATATAGATAATGAGAATAAGGTCGTAGTAATTGAGAATTTAAAAACAGGCGAAACATTTGAAGAAAGCTATGATAAGTTGGTAATGACAACTGGATCATGGCCAATTATTCCTCCAATTGATGGAATCAATAGTGAAAATATTCTTTTGTGTAAAAACTATAACCAAGCAAATGAAATTATTAAAGAATCAAAAAATGCTAAAAAGATTGTCATTGTTGGTGGTGGCTATATTGGAATTGAATTAGTTGAGGCATTTGCAGAATCTGGCAAGCAAGTGACGCTAGTTGATGGATTAGATCGTATTTTAAACAAATATTTAGATGCTGAATTCACTTCTGTTTTAGAGCATGATTTACAAGAAAGAGGCGTTACGCTAGCTTTAAACCAAACCGTCGAGAAATTTGTTGCCAATGAATCAGGTGCTGTGACAGCTGTGAAAACACCAGTTGGAGAATATGAGGCTGATTTAGTTATTTTATGTGTTGGATTTAAACCAAATACTGATTTGTTGAAGGATAAAGTAGAGATGTTGCCAAATGGTGCCATCGTAGTGGATGAATATATGAGAACAAGCGATGAAGCGATTTTTGCTGCTGGCGATAGTTGCGCGGTTCATTATAATCCAACTGGAGGCTCTGCGTATATTCCGTTAGCTACAAATGCAGTTAGAATGGGAGCTTTAGTTGGGAAAAATATTGTTTCTCCAACAGTTAAATATCGTGGCACGCAAGCAACTTCTGGTTTATATTTATTTGGTTTTAATATAGGTTCAACCGGATTGACTGAAAATAGCGCTCCTCATTTTGGCGTAGAGGTTCGTTCAGTAGTTGTAGAAGATAATTATCGTCCAGAGTTTATGCCGACAACAGAGAAAGTAACGATGAAATTAGTTTATGAAGTAGGAACGAATCGGATTGTTGGAGGTCAAATCATGTCAAAATATGATGTGACACAATCTGCCAATACGTTATCTTTATGTGTTCAAAATAAAATGACGATTGAGGATTTGGCTTATGTAGATTTCTTCTTCCAACCTCACTTTGATCGTCCTTGGAACTATTTAAATATTTTAGCGCAAGCAGCTGTTGAGCAAGAGCGTAAACTAGCAAAATAA